One Palaemon carinicauda isolate YSFRI2023 chromosome 5, ASM3689809v2, whole genome shotgun sequence DNA window includes the following coding sequences:
- the LOC137641674 gene encoding transient receptor potential cation channel protein painless-like isoform X1, translating to MVYQLSASVPLNVIHSQRDHYREMRNALINGDPKALQFATSHLSSADLDRCYKYNADDFFSISASSLPKDMQDDLLHKRITKISPLHYVAMLGNKKCLEILLEAGANPNIKNSYGQTPLHILPRGWARNPDKDFEGCFETLMSYKNTDPNRLDLSNSTPYSEAKKYQWTFMMNQLETSEPDSLSDKRTSLMNCDRLTVLADALLKELLNEDLEEFKITLDAIKASIANKVRVVDESHGSYTLLQYASKRGLTGFVDELLKYGASPTKKDNINILSAVFLATKHGHHKILRKLVYSMTKEDLESGSLRMSNEDQETPLHMAVICYNSQKSDEVNYYQCLQILLEYKRFMNLDAQNDDGNTALHYSALCRDLRAFCDLLNSGADFNIRNIVGSSPLHYIKKEGMLQVLDNFIKINTNEKIIDKNFWISLDYGIMNRKKDISLTACNSSTVATEMDFLRLVSEIFEDSDILYHPLLDVFMNIKWQNIRRYFYVNFVIHFVFIVLIIAYIVAFHWPQNTNNSTKAVDYTGVKSLYEDNSLTSRKVFVAVLLLVLFLWQIVQLLIMNSWKIYLQNVKRMSEIVTIILTIVLLFVPCAEGIKMGVAAWVVVLTSLEFILQLGQLPLFSVYITMFNTIAWNFFKFLSLFASVLFAFSFSFYILLYSFTGTFSSFFASLLKIVIMTTGELEYGDLPISDSASPEASKVLLALFIFLVLLVLMNLLNGLAISDIQDIQRRAEIISRINLIERIDQLEKAFYCKNTRNPVKKILDMLFNFTRTFRHCLPKYKLMIYISRNPIEYSNSKTHGNFVCHCHSYTVQEKNLELLKRIAMDKKEKPST from the exons GTGACCCAAAGGCTTTACAGTTTGCAACAAGTCACTTATCGAGCGCTGATTTAGACCGCTGTTACAAATACAATGCGGACGACTTCTTCAGTATCTCCGCATCAAGTCTACCCAAAGATATGCAGGATGATTTGCTTCATAAG AGAATCACAAAGATTTCTCCTCTTCACTATGTGGCGATGCTAGGGAATAAAAAATGCCTCGAAATTCTATTGGAAGCCGGTGCCAACCCCAACATCAAAAACAGTTATGGTCAAACGCCACTACATATATTACCAAGAGGCTGGGCAAGGAATCCAGACAAGGATTTTGAGGGCTGTTTTGAAACCTTAATGTCTTACAAAAACACTGACCCAAACAGACTTGATCTATCTAACTCTACACCATATTCAGAAGCTAAAAAGTATCAGTGGACCTTTATGATGAATCAATTAGAGACATCTGAGCCAGATAGTTTATCGGACAAAAGAACTTCCTTGATGAACTGTGATAGATTAACTGTTTTAGCTGATGCATTGCTAAAAGAACTATTAAATGAAGACCTTGAGGAGTTTAAGATTACACTAGATGCTATAAAAGCATCCATTGCCAATAAAGTAAGAGTTGTAGATGAAAGCCATGGCAGCTATACTCTGTTACAGTATGCTAGCAAGCGTGGACTGACAGGGTTCGTAGACGAATTGTTAAAATATGGTGCATCCCCAACGAAAAAGGACAATATCAACATCCTTTCGGCAGTCTTTTTGGCAACAAAACATGGCCATCATAAGATTCTCAGGAAGCTTGTATATAGCATGACCAAAGAGGACCTGGAAAGCGGTTCTTTACGAATGAGCAACGAAGACCAAGAAACTCCTCTACACATGGCAGTCATCTGTTACAACTCCCAAAAAAGTGATGAAGTAAACTACTACCAGTGTCTTCAAATCCTTCTTGAATATAAGAGGTTCATGAATCTTGATGCACAGAATGACGATGGCAACACAGCTTTGCATTACTCTGCTCTTTGTCGAGACCTCCGTGCATTCTGCGATCTTCTCAACAGTGGAGCGGACTTTAACATTAGAAATATTGTTGGCTCAAGCCCGTTGCATTATATAAAAAAGGAAGGTATGTTACAAGTATTAgataatttcattaaaattaatacaaatgaaaaaataattgataaaaatttttGGATTTCTCTTGACTATGGaataatgaacagaaaaaaagaCATATCACTAACAGCGTGTAATAGTTCAACAGTAGCAACTGAAATGGATTTTCTCCGCTTAGTATCTGAGATATTTGAAGATTCAGACATCCTTTACCATCCCCTTCTTGACGTATTCATGAATATCAAATGGCAGAATATCAGAAGATATTTCTATGTCAATTTTgtaattcattttgtttttatcgtATTAATCATAGCTTACATAGTAGCTTTTCATTGGCCTCAGAATACCAACAACAGTACTAAAGCAGTGGACTACACTGGAGTCAAAAGCTTATATGAAGACAATAGTCTAACTTCACGCAAAGTGTTTGTTGCCGTTTTGCTGTTGGTTCTTTTCCTGTGGCAAATTGTTCAGCTCCTCATTATGAATTCATGGAAGATTTACCTGCAAAATGTAAAGCGAATGAGTGAGATCGTCACAATAATCTTGACTATTGTTCTCCTTTTTGTTCCCTGTGCCGAAGGTATAAAAATGGGTGTGGCAGCTTGGGTGGTTGTGCTTACGTCGTTGGAGTTTATTTTACAATTGGGCCAACTCCCATTGTTTTCAGTCTATATAACAATGTTTAATACAATAGCATGGAATTTTTTCAAATTCCTTTCCCTCTTTGCAAGCGTGTTGTTTGCCTTCAGTTTCAGTTTTTACATTCTTTTGTACTCTTTCACTGgaacattttcttctttctttgcatCCCTCCTGAAGATAGTCATCATGACAACAGGAGAGCTCGAATACGGTGACCTACCGATTTCCGATTCGGCTTCCCCAGAAGCGTCTAAGGTACTGCTGGCCCTCTTTATCTTTCTGGTTTTGCTAGTTCTGATGAATCTCCTCAACGGCCTCGCCATCAGCGACATCCAAGACATCCAAAGGAGAGCTGAAATTATCAGCCGTATAAATCTCATTGAGAGGATCGATCAACTTGAAAAGGCATTTTACTGTAAAAATACCCGGAACCCTGTTAAGAAAATTCTTGACATGCTCTTCAATTTTACAAGGACCTTTAGACACTGCCTCCCAAAATATAAACTCATGATATACATCAGTAGAAACCCAATTGAATACTCAAATAGTAAGACACATGGCAATTTTGTTTGCCATTGTCATTCCTACACAGTTCAAGAGAAGAACTTAGAATTACTGAAGAGGATTGCAATGGACAAGAAAGAGAAACCGTCCACTTGA
- the LOC137641674 gene encoding transient receptor potential cation channel protein painless-like isoform X2, which produces MQDDLLHKRITKISPLHYVAMLGNKKCLEILLEAGANPNIKNSYGQTPLHILPRGWARNPDKDFEGCFETLMSYKNTDPNRLDLSNSTPYSEAKKYQWTFMMNQLETSEPDSLSDKRTSLMNCDRLTVLADALLKELLNEDLEEFKITLDAIKASIANKVRVVDESHGSYTLLQYASKRGLTGFVDELLKYGASPTKKDNINILSAVFLATKHGHHKILRKLVYSMTKEDLESGSLRMSNEDQETPLHMAVICYNSQKSDEVNYYQCLQILLEYKRFMNLDAQNDDGNTALHYSALCRDLRAFCDLLNSGADFNIRNIVGSSPLHYIKKEGMLQVLDNFIKINTNEKIIDKNFWISLDYGIMNRKKDISLTACNSSTVATEMDFLRLVSEIFEDSDILYHPLLDVFMNIKWQNIRRYFYVNFVIHFVFIVLIIAYIVAFHWPQNTNNSTKAVDYTGVKSLYEDNSLTSRKVFVAVLLLVLFLWQIVQLLIMNSWKIYLQNVKRMSEIVTIILTIVLLFVPCAEGIKMGVAAWVVVLTSLEFILQLGQLPLFSVYITMFNTIAWNFFKFLSLFASVLFAFSFSFYILLYSFTGTFSSFFASLLKIVIMTTGELEYGDLPISDSASPEASKVLLALFIFLVLLVLMNLLNGLAISDIQDIQRRAEIISRINLIERIDQLEKAFYCKNTRNPVKKILDMLFNFTRTFRHCLPKYKLMIYISRNPIEYSNSKTHGNFVCHCHSYTVQEKNLELLKRIAMDKKEKPST; this is translated from the exons ATGCAGGATGATTTGCTTCATAAG AGAATCACAAAGATTTCTCCTCTTCACTATGTGGCGATGCTAGGGAATAAAAAATGCCTCGAAATTCTATTGGAAGCCGGTGCCAACCCCAACATCAAAAACAGTTATGGTCAAACGCCACTACATATATTACCAAGAGGCTGGGCAAGGAATCCAGACAAGGATTTTGAGGGCTGTTTTGAAACCTTAATGTCTTACAAAAACACTGACCCAAACAGACTTGATCTATCTAACTCTACACCATATTCAGAAGCTAAAAAGTATCAGTGGACCTTTATGATGAATCAATTAGAGACATCTGAGCCAGATAGTTTATCGGACAAAAGAACTTCCTTGATGAACTGTGATAGATTAACTGTTTTAGCTGATGCATTGCTAAAAGAACTATTAAATGAAGACCTTGAGGAGTTTAAGATTACACTAGATGCTATAAAAGCATCCATTGCCAATAAAGTAAGAGTTGTAGATGAAAGCCATGGCAGCTATACTCTGTTACAGTATGCTAGCAAGCGTGGACTGACAGGGTTCGTAGACGAATTGTTAAAATATGGTGCATCCCCAACGAAAAAGGACAATATCAACATCCTTTCGGCAGTCTTTTTGGCAACAAAACATGGCCATCATAAGATTCTCAGGAAGCTTGTATATAGCATGACCAAAGAGGACCTGGAAAGCGGTTCTTTACGAATGAGCAACGAAGACCAAGAAACTCCTCTACACATGGCAGTCATCTGTTACAACTCCCAAAAAAGTGATGAAGTAAACTACTACCAGTGTCTTCAAATCCTTCTTGAATATAAGAGGTTCATGAATCTTGATGCACAGAATGACGATGGCAACACAGCTTTGCATTACTCTGCTCTTTGTCGAGACCTCCGTGCATTCTGCGATCTTCTCAACAGTGGAGCGGACTTTAACATTAGAAATATTGTTGGCTCAAGCCCGTTGCATTATATAAAAAAGGAAGGTATGTTACAAGTATTAgataatttcattaaaattaatacaaatgaaaaaataattgataaaaatttttGGATTTCTCTTGACTATGGaataatgaacagaaaaaaagaCATATCACTAACAGCGTGTAATAGTTCAACAGTAGCAACTGAAATGGATTTTCTCCGCTTAGTATCTGAGATATTTGAAGATTCAGACATCCTTTACCATCCCCTTCTTGACGTATTCATGAATATCAAATGGCAGAATATCAGAAGATATTTCTATGTCAATTTTgtaattcattttgtttttatcgtATTAATCATAGCTTACATAGTAGCTTTTCATTGGCCTCAGAATACCAACAACAGTACTAAAGCAGTGGACTACACTGGAGTCAAAAGCTTATATGAAGACAATAGTCTAACTTCACGCAAAGTGTTTGTTGCCGTTTTGCTGTTGGTTCTTTTCCTGTGGCAAATTGTTCAGCTCCTCATTATGAATTCATGGAAGATTTACCTGCAAAATGTAAAGCGAATGAGTGAGATCGTCACAATAATCTTGACTATTGTTCTCCTTTTTGTTCCCTGTGCCGAAGGTATAAAAATGGGTGTGGCAGCTTGGGTGGTTGTGCTTACGTCGTTGGAGTTTATTTTACAATTGGGCCAACTCCCATTGTTTTCAGTCTATATAACAATGTTTAATACAATAGCATGGAATTTTTTCAAATTCCTTTCCCTCTTTGCAAGCGTGTTGTTTGCCTTCAGTTTCAGTTTTTACATTCTTTTGTACTCTTTCACTGgaacattttcttctttctttgcatCCCTCCTGAAGATAGTCATCATGACAACAGGAGAGCTCGAATACGGTGACCTACCGATTTCCGATTCGGCTTCCCCAGAAGCGTCTAAGGTACTGCTGGCCCTCTTTATCTTTCTGGTTTTGCTAGTTCTGATGAATCTCCTCAACGGCCTCGCCATCAGCGACATCCAAGACATCCAAAGGAGAGCTGAAATTATCAGCCGTATAAATCTCATTGAGAGGATCGATCAACTTGAAAAGGCATTTTACTGTAAAAATACCCGGAACCCTGTTAAGAAAATTCTTGACATGCTCTTCAATTTTACAAGGACCTTTAGACACTGCCTCCCAAAATATAAACTCATGATATACATCAGTAGAAACCCAATTGAATACTCAAATAGTAAGACACATGGCAATTTTGTTTGCCATTGTCATTCCTACACAGTTCAAGAGAAGAACTTAGAATTACTGAAGAGGATTGCAATGGACAAGAAAGAGAAACCGTCCACTTGA